One stretch of Schlesneria sp. DSM 10557 DNA includes these proteins:
- a CDS encoding MotA/TolQ/ExbB proton channel family protein produces the protein MTDRLVEILYILSEGLLAPTLILIVTFLAGNLLMLGGLLREFFDRAFGLRSWRSFLTQLRARRIAAASFYDLMLVGYPSRYQRATQRLNYASQSVLVNKSLEDLELDITRRLARLGFSTRLGPMLGLIGTLIPLGPALTGLASGDIQALSSNLVIAFTTTVFGILIGGFSYAASVVRKSWYEQDLSDLEFVATLLKSDSVSDSATVSVQDTCHAT, from the coding sequence ATTGCTCGCTCCGACACTCATTCTGATTGTCACCTTTCTGGCGGGAAATCTGCTGATGCTGGGGGGACTGCTGCGAGAATTCTTCGATCGCGCGTTCGGCCTGCGAAGCTGGAGGTCTTTCCTCACACAGCTCCGCGCCAGAAGAATTGCTGCGGCATCGTTCTATGATCTCATGCTCGTCGGCTATCCCTCCCGTTACCAGCGAGCGACACAGCGACTGAACTATGCCTCGCAATCGGTACTGGTAAATAAGTCTCTGGAGGACCTGGAACTGGATATCACACGACGTCTGGCGCGGCTGGGATTCAGTACCCGGCTCGGACCAATGCTGGGACTGATCGGAACATTGATTCCGCTGGGCCCTGCACTGACGGGTCTCGCCTCGGGCGATATTCAGGCCCTTTCCAGCAACCTCGTGATCGCCTTTACCACCACCGTGTTTGGAATCCTGATTGGAGGCTTCTCGTACGCAGCCAGCGTGGTCCGCAAAAGCTGGTACGAACAGGATCTCAGCGATCTCGAGTTCGTCGCGACGCTCCTGAAGTCCGATTCCGTGAGCGATTCCGCGACCGTCTCTGTGCAGGACACCTGCCATGCGACGTAA
- a CDS encoding DUF2149 domain-containing protein produces the protein MRRKVRRWEAASEDDPLAGLVNLFDLWMVFSIALLLALVSASRTPDVRSAAAPEPATTEVTPSEQQTRLDQFRVSHEKLKGEGQRLGTAYRLKSGEVVYVPD, from the coding sequence ATGCGACGTAAGGTACGACGCTGGGAGGCCGCGTCCGAGGATGATCCGCTTGCGGGGCTGGTCAACCTGTTCGACCTCTGGATGGTCTTCTCGATCGCGCTGCTGCTGGCCCTGGTCAGCGCATCACGTACCCCGGACGTCAGATCCGCAGCAGCGCCAGAGCCCGCCACGACGGAGGTGACTCCCTCTGAACAACAAACCCGCCTCGATCAGTTCCGTGTGAGCCACGAAAAGCTCAAGGGCGAAGGACAACGACTTGGAACAGCCTATCGCCTGAAAAGCGGGGAAGTCGTTTACGTCCCCGATTAA
- a CDS encoding PTS sugar transporter subunit IIA: MKLCDFVVPGAIVPELPAGTKETAIRAMVSSLQKAGSIKAEDEENIVAAILKREELGSTGIGRGVAVPHTKHGSTDKLIAAVALAKDGVDFASLDGEPVYIVFLLVSPPDRPGDHLRGLENISRHLRNDHFCKFLRQSKTSEDIWELLMEADNNEI; the protein is encoded by the coding sequence ATGAAGTTGTGTGACTTCGTTGTTCCGGGCGCTATCGTTCCGGAGCTTCCAGCAGGGACGAAAGAGACCGCCATTCGGGCAATGGTGTCGAGCCTGCAGAAAGCGGGCAGCATCAAGGCTGAAGACGAAGAGAACATCGTCGCCGCAATTTTGAAGCGTGAAGAGCTCGGCTCCACCGGCATCGGCCGCGGCGTGGCCGTCCCGCACACCAAGCATGGTTCGACCGACAAGCTGATCGCGGCGGTCGCTCTGGCCAAAGACGGCGTGGACTTTGCCAGCCTCGATGGCGAACCCGTCTACATCGTGTTCCTGCTGGTCTCACCCCCTGATCGCCCCGGCGACCACCTGCGTGGGCTCGAAAACATCTCACGTCACCTTCGCAACGACCACTTCTGCAAATTCCTTCGCCAGTCCAAGACCAGCGAAGACATTTGGGAACTGCTCATGGAAGCGGACAACAACGAGATCTAG
- the hpf gene encoding ribosome hibernation-promoting factor, HPF/YfiA family, which yields MQVAITSRHGSLSPSAHEHIARKAEKLLTFFDRVTAINVTIDFNNDRVNAEILVDAEHRHDLVASHLGETGENVIAVFDAALHKMEQQVRKYKEKIQDHRRDPALNEIAEAAEKRNSEGDE from the coding sequence GTGCAAGTCGCCATTACCAGCAGACACGGGTCTCTCAGTCCCAGCGCACACGAACATATTGCGCGGAAAGCAGAAAAACTGCTGACGTTCTTCGATCGCGTGACGGCTATTAACGTCACAATCGATTTCAATAACGATCGCGTGAACGCTGAAATCCTTGTTGACGCCGAACACCGCCATGACCTCGTGGCGAGTCATCTGGGCGAAACAGGCGAGAATGTCATTGCGGTTTTCGACGCGGCATTGCATAAGATGGAACAGCAAGTCCGTAAGTACAAAGAGAAGATTCAAGACCATCGCCGTGATCCGGCGTTGAATGAAATCGCGGAAGCTGCGGAAAAGCGCAATTCTGAAGGCGATGAATAG
- a CDS encoding beta strand repeat-containing protein, producing MLISKWLAAFRPRHTVRSKTRRGRQKLAFACHIMLLEDRILLSFTPVLTNTANNLHEVLYTLAPEIPADIPVKYVTIMNNSPDVVYPIFIGANSTMDNTAGQVVRIELTNGGSGYDPANPPLVKFEGGSGSGAFARASVNAEGQVYALTLGLGNLPIGSGYTSAPTITFDDSANGNKGRNAAATATISTAGSYTKPTSQYDPLDPFNQGFRGYIGEVNPNNPNEVIAGLQPYSQVTIQLPLVFWDGARIFMATNGSDPLESASDPGNPIQSADPWQYNFSAKAYIPAPGAAYSATFPDPATGIANSNGRVLWYHDSNVLIGGPKGFANDTPGQLTEFTIRDEMQVNWAPNMPQSELVNPILNYDVSYVDQLGLPAMMETTDGFPKTNPELGPKPYAGIGADLSVPQMQQLIAQFTQTIPGTPNSLLGDYFGGKGYDQYVFPGSLSDFSLLPGGFNVFADSALADSESTYNTAQFQHFKLVSGGTINRVATGNINGNGVVTVGSNVVTGLDPSVVQQLAKGMIILDSGSGPGAQGNYFSAGTYIESINLANNSVTLSTPAYFDNSGNSGGTFALTFLGSRWNSSTGATDGTQPRITGLDPEAVQFLSPGMLVTGPGITGYAVIQSINGLNEVTLVDVNQNPFVPAAGTGSSGSPYVFAGSPASYVAQKLINLWYAWADYYVQNVDATTVSLSGKTTGTNSLLDEKALILSDLSDTSQLRVGSVVSGPNIALNRVSDAQVHHGGTGYQVGDILTVSGGATIAPFGAAQIKVLGVNSAGALTAIQVIQSGSYSQIPAGIVSFTGGQGSGATANLTISNTTITKILSATSVQLSNAVLTSATGTYTFSAPLPIVRSSDAPAFGDPANKLTFDNSFTAPYGENPLEFAQTVYDVMSGFSKIPPSGAKLSLSAQLLSYCIGCNIGSFAGNSLVPVLRQDQLRDALKSIMRGVSDFQQFPEFGTIQDPRSTSQWYPDPSKVLLGALVNETQTTSNVFNLNPYVFFVHRVLGMNGYGFSVDDDTADVGSLGSNLQIAYGSTAATAPGTTQKLNNLNYYTSGAPYGTLVGEGQIDNTSVAFAKMREEGFLIPGNTDRTPVTVIKLPTSLIPLLVAADQNTTGALVTASDNSLPAGTRVVAYQNSVSDPSYPEGYGAVFVSRPAGTVPATDGPPNTTFTLTGFNTLLPVITQVSQTSGAPGTQITITGAQFGYTLVGSTNFVPVVESITFNGIPAAASSIIVVDANTVKVTLPQGASAGKIAVRSDAGTGYSTTDFQVTSLQVSQPPTGAANTIAINKNTSYPFAVADFGFSDPNDNPSHNFSAVQITSLPTAGTLTYNGIAVSQNQFVSVADISAGKLVFTPALNAVGASYSQFAFKVQDDGSTENGGGNLGLTEHLMKMTVLAIPGVNPSPWLGGIESTPLSYKPNDPPKVISETVLASDPNSQNLTKLTVQITSGYQNDANGKDVLSFTNQFGITGSFDAATGTLTLSGTAYVGDYRKALRTVTFSSTGSNVSSANRVLTIIATDDGSPNPALSQPIKRTVVFNFAPVITGLESANLTYAANTPATVISSTIDLSDADSTLLSKVTVQITSGYQNNADGQDLLSFTDKLGITGSFNPATGTLTLSGSATAASYRDALRSVTYSSTGANVTTANRVLTIIATDDKAPTPASSAPVTRTITAANHRPWLGGIESAPLTYKPNDPPKTISDTVLASDPDSHNLTKLTVQITSGYQNDANGKDLLSFTSQFGITGLFDAATGTLTLSGTAYVGDYRKALRTVTFSSTGSNVSSANRVLTIIATDDGSPNPALSLPINRTVVFNFPPVISGLETANLVYSANAPATVISSTINVTDSDSAKLSKVTLQITSGYQNNADGQDLLSFTNQLGITGSFNPATGTLTLTGEADAASYRTALRSVTYSSTGANVTTADRVITIIATDNKSPTPASSTPVTRTIAAVNHRPWLGGVESAPLTYKPNDPPKTISDTVLASDPDSHNLTKLTVQITSGYQNDANGKDLLSFTSQFGITGSFDAATGTLTLSGTAYVGDYRKALRTVTFSSTGSNVSTNDRVLTMIASDDSLVPALSIPITRTIKLLA from the coding sequence ATGCTGATTTCCAAGTGGTTAGCTGCGTTCCGTCCTCGTCACACCGTTCGCAGCAAAACCCGCAGAGGCCGACAGAAGCTGGCATTCGCCTGCCACATCATGCTGCTGGAAGACAGAATTCTGCTGTCTTTCACTCCCGTACTTACGAACACCGCCAACAACCTGCATGAGGTACTCTATACCCTCGCGCCAGAGATCCCGGCAGACATTCCGGTGAAGTACGTGACGATCATGAACAACAGTCCGGATGTCGTCTATCCGATTTTTATCGGCGCGAATTCGACGATGGATAACACGGCAGGTCAGGTCGTCCGGATTGAACTGACCAACGGAGGCAGTGGATATGACCCGGCGAATCCGCCCCTTGTTAAATTCGAGGGGGGCAGCGGTTCGGGTGCGTTCGCTCGGGCCTCCGTCAACGCCGAAGGGCAAGTCTACGCGCTGACGCTGGGACTGGGAAATCTGCCCATCGGTTCGGGCTATACATCAGCACCAACGATTACCTTTGATGATAGTGCCAATGGCAACAAAGGGAGAAATGCGGCGGCGACAGCGACAATCAGTACCGCAGGATCGTATACGAAACCCACCTCGCAGTACGATCCGCTCGACCCCTTCAATCAGGGCTTCCGAGGTTACATTGGCGAGGTTAATCCCAATAACCCCAACGAAGTCATTGCGGGACTTCAGCCTTACAGTCAGGTAACGATCCAGCTCCCGCTCGTGTTCTGGGATGGCGCCCGAATTTTCATGGCCACCAATGGTTCGGATCCGCTGGAGTCTGCGTCCGACCCCGGCAACCCCATCCAATCTGCCGACCCCTGGCAATATAATTTCTCGGCCAAAGCTTATATACCCGCACCGGGTGCCGCCTACAGTGCCACCTTTCCTGACCCTGCGACAGGCATTGCCAATTCCAACGGACGCGTGCTCTGGTATCACGACTCAAACGTGCTGATCGGTGGCCCCAAGGGATTCGCGAATGACACCCCTGGCCAGTTGACCGAGTTCACGATTCGTGACGAGATGCAGGTCAACTGGGCTCCCAACATGCCCCAGTCCGAGTTGGTGAATCCGATTCTGAATTATGACGTGTCGTACGTGGATCAGCTTGGCCTGCCCGCCATGATGGAAACGACCGACGGGTTCCCCAAGACAAATCCGGAACTCGGCCCCAAACCTTACGCCGGGATTGGCGCGGACTTAAGTGTCCCGCAGATGCAGCAGTTGATTGCCCAGTTCACGCAAACGATCCCGGGGACACCCAACAGCCTGCTCGGGGATTACTTTGGCGGTAAGGGATACGACCAATACGTCTTCCCCGGCAGCCTTTCTGATTTCAGCCTGCTGCCCGGCGGATTTAACGTCTTCGCAGACTCCGCGCTCGCTGACAGCGAATCCACCTACAACACAGCACAGTTCCAGCACTTCAAACTCGTCAGTGGCGGCACCATTAACCGCGTCGCGACAGGAAACATCAACGGCAATGGAGTCGTCACCGTCGGCAGTAACGTGGTCACAGGACTCGATCCTTCGGTCGTGCAGCAACTCGCGAAAGGAATGATCATCCTGGACTCGGGCAGCGGCCCCGGAGCACAGGGAAATTACTTCAGTGCAGGAACCTACATTGAAAGTATTAATCTCGCGAATAACTCGGTGACACTCAGTACCCCAGCCTACTTCGATAACTCCGGTAACAGCGGGGGGACCTTCGCACTGACGTTCCTCGGGTCGCGATGGAATTCTAGCACCGGAGCCACCGACGGTACCCAACCACGAATCACCGGGCTGGATCCCGAAGCGGTCCAGTTCCTCAGCCCCGGAATGCTGGTCACCGGTCCAGGCATTACCGGGTATGCCGTCATCCAGTCGATCAACGGCCTCAATGAAGTCACGCTTGTCGATGTGAACCAGAATCCGTTCGTTCCCGCCGCAGGCACAGGATCGTCGGGCTCGCCGTACGTCTTCGCCGGAAGCCCCGCCTCCTACGTCGCCCAAAAGTTGATCAACCTGTGGTACGCCTGGGCCGATTACTATGTGCAGAATGTTGATGCCACGACCGTCTCCCTGTCTGGCAAGACGACCGGGACCAACTCGCTGCTGGACGAAAAAGCACTGATCCTTTCCGACCTCAGTGATACCAGCCAGCTGCGAGTCGGCAGCGTGGTCTCGGGGCCGAACATTGCCCTGAATCGCGTGAGCGACGCACAGGTCCACCATGGCGGAACAGGCTATCAGGTCGGCGACATCCTGACGGTTTCCGGCGGCGCGACCATCGCCCCCTTCGGCGCGGCGCAGATTAAGGTCCTTGGCGTCAATAGCGCGGGGGCGCTGACAGCGATCCAGGTCATTCAGAGCGGATCCTATTCCCAGATTCCCGCTGGCATTGTCAGCTTCACGGGAGGACAAGGATCGGGCGCGACAGCCAATCTGACGATTTCCAACACCACCATCACCAAAATTCTGTCAGCGACGTCTGTCCAACTCAGTAACGCCGTCCTGACCTCCGCGACCGGCACCTATACGTTCAGCGCACCGTTGCCGATCGTCCGATCCAGTGACGCACCCGCATTCGGTGACCCCGCAAACAAGTTGACATTCGATAATTCGTTCACCGCCCCCTACGGAGAAAACCCCCTCGAGTTCGCCCAGACGGTCTACGATGTGATGTCGGGATTCAGCAAGATCCCTCCTTCGGGTGCCAAGTTGAGCCTCTCAGCTCAGTTGCTCAGCTATTGCATTGGCTGCAACATCGGTTCATTCGCGGGTAATTCACTGGTCCCCGTCCTGCGTCAGGATCAGTTACGAGACGCGCTCAAATCCATCATGCGCGGCGTCTCGGATTTTCAGCAATTCCCGGAGTTCGGCACCATCCAGGACCCACGCTCCACATCGCAGTGGTATCCAGATCCATCCAAAGTTCTGCTGGGCGCTCTGGTCAACGAGACACAGACCACATCCAACGTCTTTAACCTCAATCCGTATGTCTTCTTCGTCCACCGTGTGCTGGGGATGAATGGCTATGGCTTCTCAGTCGACGACGACACCGCAGACGTCGGCAGCCTGGGATCGAACCTGCAGATTGCCTACGGAAGCACTGCCGCAACCGCGCCGGGAACGACACAAAAGCTAAACAACCTGAATTACTACACGTCAGGAGCTCCCTACGGGACACTCGTAGGTGAGGGACAGATCGATAACACCTCCGTGGCCTTCGCCAAGATGCGCGAAGAGGGATTCCTGATTCCGGGCAACACGGATCGCACCCCCGTCACGGTCATTAAACTCCCCACGAGTCTCATTCCACTGCTGGTCGCCGCAGACCAGAACACCACCGGTGCGCTCGTCACCGCCAGTGACAACAGCCTCCCCGCAGGAACGCGCGTCGTGGCCTACCAGAACAGTGTGAGCGATCCCTCGTACCCGGAGGGCTATGGCGCGGTCTTCGTGAGCCGCCCCGCCGGCACAGTCCCCGCAACGGACGGGCCACCCAATACCACGTTCACACTGACCGGCTTCAATACGCTGCTTCCTGTGATCACTCAGGTTTCGCAGACCAGCGGTGCACCGGGAACACAGATCACCATCACCGGAGCCCAATTCGGTTACACTCTGGTGGGGAGCACCAATTTTGTACCCGTGGTCGAATCGATCACCTTTAACGGTATCCCCGCAGCGGCCAGCAGCATTATCGTGGTCGACGCAAACACCGTGAAAGTCACCCTGCCACAGGGAGCGTCCGCCGGAAAGATCGCCGTTCGCAGTGATGCCGGGACGGGCTACAGCACCACGGACTTTCAAGTCACCTCCCTCCAGGTCTCCCAGCCACCCACGGGGGCTGCCAACACGATCGCGATCAACAAGAACACCTCGTACCCATTTGCTGTAGCGGATTTTGGGTTCTCAGATCCGAATGACAACCCGTCTCACAACTTCTCAGCGGTCCAGATCACCTCTCTGCCGACGGCGGGAACATTAACCTATAACGGTATCGCCGTTTCTCAGAATCAGTTCGTCTCTGTCGCTGACATCAGCGCGGGCAAGCTCGTCTTTACCCCGGCGCTGAATGCCGTTGGAGCAAGCTATTCCCAATTCGCCTTCAAGGTCCAGGATGATGGTTCCACCGAAAACGGGGGTGGAAATCTTGGTCTGACAGAGCATCTGATGAAGATGACCGTCCTCGCAATTCCAGGCGTCAATCCATCCCCCTGGCTGGGTGGAATCGAGTCGACTCCACTCTCCTATAAACCGAATGATCCACCGAAAGTCATTTCGGAGACCGTTCTGGCAAGTGACCCCAACAGCCAAAACCTGACGAAGCTGACCGTCCAGATTACATCCGGCTACCAGAACGATGCGAACGGAAAGGATGTCCTTTCCTTTACCAATCAGTTCGGCATCACCGGTTCGTTCGATGCCGCCACGGGGACGCTCACACTTTCAGGAACAGCCTACGTCGGGGACTATCGCAAAGCACTCCGGACTGTCACCTTCAGTTCCACGGGTTCGAACGTCAGTTCGGCAAACCGTGTTCTGACCATCATCGCCACCGATGACGGTTCACCCAATCCCGCCCTCAGCCAGCCCATTAAGCGAACCGTCGTATTCAACTTTGCACCGGTCATCACGGGACTGGAATCGGCAAACCTCACCTACGCTGCTAACACGCCCGCGACAGTGATCTCGAGCACCATCGACCTCAGTGATGCCGACAGCACACTCCTCTCGAAAGTCACTGTCCAGATCACCTCCGGGTACCAGAACAACGCCGACGGACAGGATCTGCTCTCGTTCACCGACAAGTTGGGAATCACAGGTTCGTTTAACCCTGCCACCGGAACGCTGACACTGTCCGGCAGTGCCACTGCGGCCAGCTATCGGGATGCACTACGGTCGGTCACCTACAGCTCCACCGGAGCCAACGTCACCACGGCCAATCGGGTCCTCACGATCATCGCCACCGACGATAAAGCCCCCACACCAGCCAGTAGCGCACCGGTCACGCGAACCATCACGGCAGCCAACCACCGACCCTGGCTCGGCGGAATCGAATCGGCGCCTCTAACTTACAAGCCGAATGATCCGCCCAAAACCATTTCCGACACCGTCCTGGCCAGCGATCCCGACAGTCACAACCTGACGAAGCTGACTGTCCAGATCACCTCCGGCTACCAGAACGATGCCAACGGAAAGGATCTCCTCTCCTTCACCAGCCAGTTCGGCATCACCGGTTTGTTCGACGCCGCCACGGGGACACTCACCCTCTCCGGAACCGCGTATGTCGGGGACTACCGCAAAGCGCTGAGAACTGTCACCTTCAGTTCCACAGGGTCCAACGTCAGTTCGGCAAACCGTGTTCTGACCATCATCGCCACCGATGATGGTTCACCCAATCCCGCACTCAGCCTGCCGATTAACCGGACAGTCGTTTTCAACTTCCCGCCGGTCATCTCGGGACTGGAAACAGCAAATCTGGTGTACTCCGCGAATGCGCCCGCCACCGTGATTTCCAGTACGATCAACGTCACCGACTCCGACAGCGCCAAGCTCTCCAAGGTCACCCTCCAGATCACTTCCGGGTACCAGAACAACGCCGACGGACAGGATCTCCTCTCCTTTACCAATCAACTGGGGATCACGGGTTCGTTCAATCCTGCCACCGGAACGCTGACACTCACCGGTGAAGCCGATGCCGCCAGCTATCGAACCGCACTGCGGTCGGTCACCTATAGTTCCACCGGAGCCAACGTCACCACGGCCGATCGGGTCATCACGATCATCGCGACCGACAACAAATCCCCCACGCCAGCCAGTAGCACACCGGTCACACGCACCATCGCGGCAGTCAATCACCGACCCTGGCTTGGCGGAGTTGAATCCGCGCCGTTGACCTACAAACCCAATGATCCGCCCAAAACGATTTCCGACACCGTCCTGGCCAGCGATCCCGACAGTCACAACCTGACGAAGCTGACTGTCCAGATCACATCCGGCTACCAGAACGATGCCAACGGAAAGGATCTCCTCTCCTTCACCAGCCAGTTCGGCATCACCGGTTCGTTCGATGCCGCCACGGGGACGCTCACACTCTCTGGTACAGCCTACGTCGGGGACTACCGTAAAGCCCTGAGAACCGTCACCTTCAGTTCCACAGGTTCCAACGTCAGCACGAACGATCGCGTTCTTACGATGATCGCCAGCGACGACTCGCTCGTCCCAGCGCTGAGCATCCCGATCACGAGAACAATCAAACTGCTGGCCTAA
- a CDS encoding PEP-CTERM sorting domain-containing protein yields MKGLVKAVLCLASIVSMSAGTKVLASVIIPTSTQTTVQLGADGIGSDAKSVTDLSLVNVTLPGGGFAEAQLNQSADRFTGIFNGSMVASDYSYSRGVYEVYFTVDVDSYLRIESNFDLGGYYLAWLYDVDNNKYLSTTQYSPSYEEGPLTVSLSDDRVWLSVDPVLLRAGRTYRMTGRTGVEGSGVARDPEDSYFSFSVTTAPVGIPEPVPEPSSLALLGLGTLGMAVAGYRRRKLS; encoded by the coding sequence ATGAAAGGCCTCGTCAAGGCTGTGCTTTGTCTTGCATCGATTGTTTCGATGAGTGCAGGAACGAAGGTATTGGCCTCAGTCATTATTCCGACATCGACACAGACCACTGTTCAACTCGGAGCCGATGGAATCGGTTCAGACGCAAAAAGTGTGACTGATCTGTCCCTCGTCAACGTCACTCTTCCCGGAGGCGGATTCGCGGAAGCCCAGTTGAATCAATCAGCCGACCGCTTTACGGGCATCTTCAATGGAAGTATGGTCGCGAGTGACTACTCTTACTCGCGGGGGGTATACGAGGTCTATTTCACAGTTGATGTTGATTCCTATCTGAGGATTGAATCCAACTTTGATCTGGGTGGCTACTACCTGGCGTGGTTATACGACGTTGACAACAATAAATACCTCTCCACGACACAATACTCTCCTTCCTACGAGGAAGGGCCATTGACCGTATCGCTCTCCGATGATCGTGTCTGGCTGAGTGTCGACCCTGTTCTACTGCGCGCCGGTCGAACCTACCGGATGACAGGGAGAACTGGGGTGGAAGGGTCTGGTGTTGCCAGAGACCCGGAAGACTCTTACTTCAGCTTCTCCGTGACGACAGCGCCTGTCGGAATCCCGGAACCTGTTCCCGAACCATCGTCTCTTGCGCTACTCGGCCTTGGGACACTGGGTATGGCCGTCGCCGGATACCGACGACGAAAATTGTCGTAA